The stretch of DNA AAGAAGAGTTGCAGGAGTGATGAGAGATAAGTGATGAGTGATGAGTGATGAGTGATGAGTGATGAGTTTGCTGACGCGTCAAAATGTGCTTGCGTCAGCAAACTCATCACTCATCACTCATCACTCATCACTCATCACTCATCACTCATCACTCATCACTCATCACTCATCACTCATCACTCATCACTCATCACTCATCACTCATCACTCATCACTCATCACTCATCACTCATCACTCCTTCAGCTCCACTCCCGATCCCACGAATCACGAGTGTTCCAGACATCGGTGGGGGCAAACCAGGTATTGTCTTTTTTGAGATAGCGTTTGGCTACTTCTTCGTTCAGGTTTACGCCCAGACCGGGAGCTTCAGGAACGCGCACGTAGCCTTTGTCGGCGATGGGTTTCAGGCCCGTTACGATGTCTTCCCAACCCGCCACGTCGACGCCGTGATGTTCGAGAGCCACGAAATTTTCGGTGGCCGCAGCGCAGTGTACGTTTGCCATCATCGAAATCGGCGAACCGGCAAAGTGCATCGCCATTGGAATGCCCGCTTCTTCGGCATAATCGCCGATTTTCTTGGTTTCGAGCAACCCACCCGACGATGCCAGGTCGGGGTGAATCATGTCGACGGCGCGGGCATCGATGAGTTTAATGAATTCTTCTTTCAGGTAAATGTCTTCGCCCGTCAGCGTGGGCGTTTCGATGGCGTCGGAAATCTGCTTCCACTGATCGGTATAAAACCACGGCACGAGGTCTTCGAGCCAGGCCAGCCGGAAAGGTTCCATCGCCTTCCCCACCTGAATAGCGGTATTCACGTCGAAATGCCCGAAATGGTCGGCGGCTAAAGGAGTTTCGTAGCCCACAATCTCGCGCACCCGCCCAACGTGTTCTACGAGCCGGTCGAGTCCTTTTTTGGTAATCTGGATGCGCGTAAACGGGTGGCGGGTCATGGCGTAGTTGCCTATTTTACCCGGTTCGTTGGCATTATAGGGTTGTTTCACGCTCCATTGTTTGGCCCCTACGAGCATGTCTTTCTGGTCGGCAATCATACCAATGCCAAAATCCATTTTCAGGAACGAATAGCCCGCGTCGCGTCGTTTGCTCATATTCTGAGCGAACTCGTCGTAGTTTTTGCCTTCGGGCGTATCGGCGTAGAGCCGTACAAAATCGCGGTATTTGCCGCCCAGCAGTTGGTACGCTGGCACGTTGTAGGCTTTGCCCGCCAAATCCCAGAGGGCCATCTCAACGCCACAAACGCCCCCTGCCGCCCGACCATGATTGCCAAACGGTTTGATGAGTTTAAACAGTTGCTCAACATTGCAGGGATTTTTGCCTAACAGGCGACTCTTGAGCATGAGCGCGTAATTGGCCGAGGCTCCATCGCGTACTTCGCCCCAACCCACAAGCCCCTGATTGGTATCGATACGAATGATAGGACTGGTAAAGGGCACTCCCGACAAAATCGCCACCCGCATATCGGTGATTTTCAGTTCCGATGGCTTTGAGTCGCGGGGGACTTTCTGGGTAATAAACTCCAGTTCCTGCTCAGTACGGCCATCGAGCATCATACCTAAGGCCAGACCACCTAAGCTGGCTTTCTGCATAAATTCGCGCCGATTCGAGGCCGGGCCGGTGGGCGTATTGGCGGGGCTTAGGCGCGACAAAAAGTTCTTCATAATTGATTGGCTTTTCTTGGTTTAAGGCAATGCATCCATAAAATAAGTCCATGCCAGTATTTTACTTATCGGGTTGTCTTTGATGCGAAGAATTGAACCTTCTTCTACAATTAACCAGCCAACGTCTGACAACGCGATGATAAACAAATCGTTATCAATCCTGACCGCACTGTCGTTTCTGGGCGTTTCAACTGTTTTTGCCCAGCAAATCGGCTCCACGCCCGAACAGATTAAAGCCTATACGGCCAACTGGAAAGGCGACCGCTTCGCCGATGGTCGGCCCAATGTGCCGGACCTTGTGCTGGAACGGTTGCAAAACTGCACCCTCGAACAAATTTGGGGTTATCTGAACAACAAAGGCTACCGGAATCAGGTCGAAAAAAACTGGGTGATTCTCAAACCCGGCGAAACCATGACAGGTCGCGTAGTTACGGCGCAGTTTATGCCCACCCGCCCCGACCTCGACAGTCTGGTGCGCAAAACTGGCAAAGCCGAAGGCCGGTCGCAGCGGGGTGGCATCAATATCTGGCCCATCGACATTTTAACCAAAGGCGATATTTACGTGGCCGATGGCTTCGGTAAAATCAAAGACGGTACGCTCATCGGGTCGAGTTTGGGCAATGCCATTTACGGCAAAACAGGCAAGGGCGTTATCTTCTACGGCTCCGTGCGCGATATGCAGGAACTGAAAGACACGAAAGGCTTCAATGCCTGGGTAAAAGGCCACGACCCGTCGTACATTAAAGACATGACGCCCACGTCGATCAACGCGCCCATTCGCATTGGCGAGGTGTCGGTATTGCCCGGCGACGTAGTGTTCGCCAACGAATATGGCGTGGTGTTCATTCCGTCGCATTTGGTAGAAGGATTGGTGTCGGCATCGGAGATGACCGCCCTCCGCGATGAGTTTGAGCGGTATTTGCTGCAACAGAGCAAGTACCCATCGGGCGAAATTCATGGCGACTGGAAAGACAACATCAAGACCGAGTTTCGGGCGTGGGTTGCCAAGTACCCCAAAAAGCTGGCAATCACCCAAAAAGACATTGACGCGTATTTAGCGAAAGAAGGAAAATGAGAATAAAGAGATGTTACACAGAGATTCACTGAGAGAAAAGAGATACACAAAGGATAAGGGCTTGCCCTAAACTCTGACAGCCACCCTACTTAGTGCAACAGAACCTCTGTGTATCTCTTTTCTCTCAGTGAATCTCTGTGTAATAACTCCTTCACTTACACCATGAAACAACTTGCTTTTTTCCTGCTTCTCGGCCTTGTCACACAGGTTCGGGCGCAGACAATACCGGCTGATGAACTGATTTTCCTGACCTCGGCCTGGAAAGGCGAACGCTTTGCTGACGGTCGGCCCAAAATCCCGGACGCGCTGCTAACCCGCGCCCGTAACATCGGCATCGACGACGCCTGGACGGTTCTAAAAAATGAAGGATATACCAACCAGTTTGAGGGCAACTGGAAACTGATTCATACCGACGTGCCGGTGGTTGGCCGGGCTGTTACGGCGATGTTTATGCCCAGTCGTCCCGACGTGGAAAAAGCGATCAAGGAACGCGGCCAAACCAAACAGGTGCGCAAGGGCAACACGAATGCGTGGCCTATTGAAACGCTCACCAAAGGCGACGTGTACGTGGCCGATGCGTTCGGGAAAATTGGCGGTGGCACACTCATGGGGGCTACGCTCGGCAATGCTATTTTCGCCAAAACCGGCAACGGCGTCGTGTTCAACGGAGCCGCCCGCGACTTGCAGGAGTTACAGAATATAAAGGGGTTCAACGCGTTTGTGCGCGACTTTCACCCGTCGTTCCTGGAAG from Spirosoma montaniterrae encodes:
- a CDS encoding RraA family protein; protein product: MINKSLSILTALSFLGVSTVFAQQIGSTPEQIKAYTANWKGDRFADGRPNVPDLVLERLQNCTLEQIWGYLNNKGYRNQVEKNWVILKPGETMTGRVVTAQFMPTRPDLDSLVRKTGKAEGRSQRGGINIWPIDILTKGDIYVADGFGKIKDGTLIGSSLGNAIYGKTGKGVIFYGSVRDMQELKDTKGFNAWVKGHDPSYIKDMTPTSINAPIRIGEVSVLPGDVVFANEYGVVFIPSHLVEGLVSASEMTALRDEFERYLLQQSKYPSGEIHGDWKDNIKTEFRAWVAKYPKKLAITQKDIDAYLAKEGK
- a CDS encoding RraA family protein, translated to MKQLAFFLLLGLVTQVRAQTIPADELIFLTSAWKGERFADGRPKIPDALLTRARNIGIDDAWTVLKNEGYTNQFEGNWKLIHTDVPVVGRAVTAMFMPSRPDVEKAIKERGQTKQVRKGNTNAWPIETLTKGDVYVADAFGKIGGGTLMGATLGNAIFAKTGNGVVFNGAARDLQELQNIKGFNAFVRDFHPSFLEETVLMGLNTPIRIGQAMVLPGDLVIAQREGVLFVPAHMAEQVISTCEFVTRKDQFGFEVVKSGRYTTGQIDSQWTDEIKTEFLKWLGQHPELGSMTRAELDQMMSKRTW
- a CDS encoding mandelate racemase/muconate lactonizing enzyme family protein — translated: MKNFLSRLSPANTPTGPASNRREFMQKASLGGLALGMMLDGRTEQELEFITQKVPRDSKPSELKITDMRVAILSGVPFTSPIIRIDTNQGLVGWGEVRDGASANYALMLKSRLLGKNPCNVEQLFKLIKPFGNHGRAAGGVCGVEMALWDLAGKAYNVPAYQLLGGKYRDFVRLYADTPEGKNYDEFAQNMSKRRDAGYSFLKMDFGIGMIADQKDMLVGAKQWSVKQPYNANEPGKIGNYAMTRHPFTRIQITKKGLDRLVEHVGRVREIVGYETPLAADHFGHFDVNTAIQVGKAMEPFRLAWLEDLVPWFYTDQWKQISDAIETPTLTGEDIYLKEEFIKLIDARAVDMIHPDLASSGGLLETKKIGDYAEEAGIPMAMHFAGSPISMMANVHCAAATENFVALEHHGVDVAGWEDIVTGLKPIADKGYVRVPEAPGLGVNLNEEVAKRYLKKDNTWFAPTDVWNTRDSWDREWS